One Brachyhypopomus gauderio isolate BG-103 chromosome 15, BGAUD_0.2, whole genome shotgun sequence genomic region harbors:
- the LOC143476436 gene encoding uncharacterized protein LOC143476436 produces MVGARWTGAERDWGDGWGAVDRSRERLGRWLGRGGQEQTLGRWLGRGGQEQRETGEMVGARWTGAERDWGDGWGAVDRSRERLGRWLGRGGQEQTLGRCLCGPSRPLRLSSSEGPQKDTKLSRPSCRLKVYSVQHRNQLFRYISNDVFCPENHESSKTHLPFTVNSAASPATTIITTSTTIATTTITTSTTITTTSMTIATTTTIFTTSTTIATTTITTSTTITTTSMTIATTTTIITTSTTIATTTITTSTTITTTSMTIATTTTFTTYATITTTSMTIATTITTTITTTSLTIATTTITTITTSTTTSMTIATTTTITTTSMTIATTTITTTITTTSLTIATTTITTSTTITTTSMTIATTTTITTTSLTIATTTITTSTTITTTSMTIATTTTITTTSLIIATTTITTSTTITTTSMTIATTTTITTTSLTIATTTITTNTITTTSITIATTTITTSTTINTTSMTIATTTITTTTIITTSLTIATTTTTTITTTTITIITTSMTMVTTTTTTTTTITSTTTTTTTTTTTTTVTTTITTTTHSGTSNRCSTATATIANYCYHSSSSSTSYYYYNYIYYYYVYYYYYNYIYYYYVYYYYYNYIYYYYNYIYYYYYYYNYIYYYYNYIYYYYVYYYYYNYIYYYYNYIYYYYVYYYYYNYIYYYYVYYYYYNYIYYYYNYIYYYYNYIYYYYVYYYYLWIDSS; encoded by the coding sequence aTGGTTGGGGCGCGGTGgacaggagcagagagagactggggagaTGGTTGGGGTGCGGTGgacaggagcagagagagactggggagaTGGTTGGGGCGCGGTGGACAGGAGCAAACACTGGGGAGATGGTTGGGGCGTGGTGgacaggagcagagagagactggggagaTGGTTGGGGCGCGGTGgacaggagcagagagagactggggagaTGGTTGGGGCGCGGTGgacaggagcagagagagactggggagaTGGTTGGGGCGCGGTGGACAGGAGCAAACACTGGGGAGATGTCTGTGTGGACCCTCCAGGCCACTGCGGCTGTCCAGCTCAGAAGGGCCACAGAAGGACACAAAACTCTCTCGGCCCTCGTGCAGGCTGAAAGTATATTCAGTTCAACACAGGAACCAGCTGTTCAGATACATTTCTAATGACGTTTTTTGTCCAGAAAACCATGAATCATCAAAAACACATCTACCTTTTACTGTTAATTCTGCAGCTAGTcctgctactactattattacaaCCAGTACGACTatagctactactactattactactagtactactattactacaaccAGTATGACTatagctactactactactatttttACAACCAGTACGACTatagctactactactattactactagtactactattactacaaccAGTATGACTatagctactactactactattattacaaCCAGTACGACTatagctactactactattactactagtactactattactacaaccAGTATGACTatagctactactactacttttaCTACTTATGCTACTATTACTACAACCAGTATGACTAtagctactactattactactactattactacaaccAGTTTGACTatagctactactactattactactattactactagtaCTACAACCAGTATGACTatagctactactactactattactacaaccAGTATGACTatagctactactactattactactactattactacaaccAGTTTGACTatagctactactactattactactagtactactattactacaaccAGTATGACTatagctactactactactattactacaaccAGTTTGACTatagctactactactattactactagtactactattactacaaccAGTATGACTatagctactactactactattactacaaccAGTTTGATTatagctactactactattactactagtactactattactacaaccAGTATGACTatagctactactactactattactacaaccAGTTTGACTatagctactactactattactactaatacTATTACTACAACCAGTATAACTatagctactactactattactactagtactactatTAATACAACCAGTATGACTatagctactactactattactacaactactatTATTACAACCAGTTTGACTatagctactactactactactactattactactactacaattaCTATTATTACAACCAGTATGACTAtggttactactactactactactactactactattacttctactactactactactactactactactactactactacagttactactactattactactactactcacaGTGGTACTAGTAATAGGTGTAGTACAGCTACTGCTACTATTGCTAACTACTGTTAccattcttcctcctcctccacctcctactactactacaactacatctactactactatgtctactactactactacaactacatctactactactatgtctactactactactacaactacatctactactactacaactacatctactactactactactactacaactacatctactactactacaactacatctactactactatgtctattactactactacaactacatctactactactacaactacatctactactactatgtctactactactactacaactacatctactactactatgtctactactactactacaactacatctactactactacaactacatctactactactacaactacatctactactactatgtctactactactacctctGGATTGATTCCTCCTGA